A window of Mobiluncus massiliensis genomic DNA:
TGTTTTATCGCTTTAAGGTGGTTTTTTCAGCCGTCTGGAAGTGATTCGACATCGGTAACTATTCCTACTACCTGACCTTGGAGTCACCAACTAAATGTCCAATACTACTAATGTCCCTACTACTGTTCCTCAGGTTGCCATTAACGACATCGGCTCGACCGAGGACCTCATCAAAGAAATCGACAAGACCATCAAGTACTTCAATGATGGCGATCTTGTCTCCGGTACTGTCGTGAAAGTTGATCGCGACGAAGTTTTGCTCGATATCGGTTACAAAACCGAAGGCGTTATTCTTTCCCGCGAGCTGTCCATTAAACATGACGTGGATCCCGACGCGGAAGTCAAAGTTGGTGACGAAATCGAAGCTCTGGTCCTCCAAAAGGAAGACAAAGAAGGCCGTTTGCTGCTGTCCAAGAAGCGCGCTCAGTACGAACGCGCCTGGGGCGATATCGAAAAGGTGAAGCAGGAAGACGGTGTCGTCAACGGTACCGTTATCGAGGTTGTCAAAGGCGGCTTGATTATTGATATCGGTCTGCGCGGATTCTTGCCGGCCTCCCTGGTTGAAATGCGCCGCGTGCGCGACCTGCAGCCTTACATCGGCCGTCAGCTGGAAACCAAGATTATTGAGTTGGACAAGAACCGCAACAACGTGGTTTTGTCCCGCCGCGCTTTCTTGGAACAGACCCAGTCCGAAGTGCGCACCACCTTCCTGTCCACTTTGCAAAAGGGTCAGGTTCGCAAGGGCGTGGTGTCCTCTATCGTCAACTTCGGCGCGTTCGTCGATTTGGGCGGCGTGGACGGCCTGGTGCACGTGTCCGAACTGTCCTGGAAGCACATTGATCACCCCTCCGAGGTCGTTCAGGTTGGCCAGGAAGTCACCGTGGAAGTACTCGACGTTGACTTTGATCGCGAACGCGTGTCCCTGTCCTTGAAGGCCACTCAGGAAGATCCGTGGCAGACCTTCGCCCGGACCCACAAGATCGGTCAAATCGTTCCTGGTAAGGTCACCAAGTTGGTGCCCTTCGGCGTGTTTGTCCGGGTCGAGGATGGTATCGAGGGCCTGGTACACGTGTCCGAGTTGGCCACCCGTCACGTGGAAGTTCCCGAACAGGTCGCCAAGATTGGCGATGAAATCTTTGTCAAGGTTATCGATATTGACCTCGAACGCCGCCGTATCTCGCTGTCCTTGAAGCAGGCTAACGAGGGGCTGGACGTGACTTCTGACGACTTCGATCCTTCGCTTTACGGTATGTCTGCCGAATACGACGCTGAGGGCAACTACAAGTACCCCGAAGGCTTCGATCCGGAAACGAACGAGTGGATGGAAGGCTACGAAGAACAGCGCGCTGCTTGGGAAACCTCCTACGCCGCGGCTCAGGCTCGTTTTGAAGCCCACAAGGAACAGGTTAAGGTTGCTCAGGAAGCCGACAAGGAAGCTGCTATCGCTCAGGGCGTAGCTGAACAGACTTCCTACAGCTCCACCACCGAGGAAGAAGCCGATACCTCAGGTACCTTGGCCGATGACGAGGCTTTGGCGGCGCTGCGCGACAAGTTGGCCGGAGAGTAAAGCTCTCGGAAATTCCCGCGCGGCTGGACAGCCAGCAATAATTTCATCAGTGATGCGGAGGCCGCTTGGTCTCCGCATCACTTTATATGCTCGATTTTTCCACCAGCATTTGGCCACATTTCCCCGCGGTGTGGCTTAAGCTGAGAAATACTACGGTTTTTGATGACCGGATGAAATAGTAAGCACCGCCAGAATTTTGAGCGCAGCACAGAGAGGTAACTGTCGTGAAAATTGTCATTGCCCCGGATTCGTTTAAAGGTTCTTTGTCCGCCGCGGAAGCAGTCGCGGCGATGAAACGTGGGGTTGAAGCAATTTTCCCCGAAGCCGAAACGGTAGCGGTGCCGGTGGCTGACGGCGGTGAAGGCACCGCTGCGGTCATGCTTAATGCTTATGGCGGAGAAGTTAAGACGGCCAAGACGGTAGACGCCCTGGGCCGCGAACGGGAGGGCGAATTTACCTGGATTCCGGCGCGGCGCCTGGTCGTACTGGACACCGCTGAAGCCTGCGGGATTATGTACATCTCTATGCTGGAACGCAACATTATGGAATCCAACACAGAAGGTGTGGGGATGTTGTTGAAAGCCGCGTTGGACTTGGAGCCTGAAACTATCGTGGTCGGTTTGGGCGGTTCTGCGACCAATGATGGCGGCTGGGGCATGATGCATAATCTCGGTGCGAAACTTTTTGACGAGGCCGGCCAAGAGCTCGAACCGAAAGTTCATGTTTTGGCTAACGCTGCCCGCCTGGATTTATCCGGGATGGATCCTCGCTTGAGCAAAGTAAAGATCGTGGCTGCGAACGATGTGCGTAACCCGCTGACCGGTTCCAGCGGGGCGTCTGCCTCGTTCGGTCCGCAAAAGGGCGCCAAGCCGCTGCAGCTGGGTAAGCTCGATCGCTGCCTCAAAAATTGGGGCCGGCTGTTAGAAGAGACTACCGGTACCAAAGTTGCAGACGTGGAGGGTGCTGGCGCCGCTGGAGGGATGGGAGCCGCTTTCCTTGCTCTGGGTGCGGAAAATCGCCACGGTTTTGAGATTGTAGCCGAAGCGACGAAACTCAACGAAGCTATGGAAGATGCCGACCTGGTGTTGACCGGCGAAGGTCAGCTCGACCGGCAAACCCAACGCGGCAAGACGCCCTGGGGCGTGGCACAGCTGGCTCGCCAGCACGGTATTCCCGCCTTGGCGTTTACCGCGCGTCTCGGCTTGGGACACGAGATTTTGCTGCAGGACGGATTCACCGCGATTATTCCCATCATGCACCAAGCTATGACCGGTGAAAAAGCCGCCATCGAGAAAGCATCTATCTTGTTGGAGGACGCGGTCACTTTGAGCTTGCAGCTGATGACGGTAGGTGCGAATCCCGCCATCAGCGACATTTTGTTGAAAGCACTTGATGATTAAACAGCTGCGGACGTTCTCCGTTCCGGATAATCGTGCGCTAAAGGTCGCTATCAGCGGCGGTATCGGATCGGGAAAAACGTCGTTCACCAACTGTTTAGCCTCCCTGGGCGGGGTTCGTTTTGACGCCGATGAAGTGTTGCGCGCCGCCACCGGTCCGCAGGGGAGTGCCACGGCACAAATCCGGGAAACGTTTGGTGCATCGGTGTGTGCCGGCGGTGAACTCAATCGCGGCGCCCTAGCGCAGCTCATCTTTTCCGACCCTGCCGCAAAAGCCCGCCTGGAAAGCATCTTGCATCCCCTCGTGTGGGAGGAAATGGACCGGGTGTTAGCTCAATTGGAACCGGGAGACGTGCTGGTGGCAGAGATTCCTCTGTTGACCGAAACCGGTAACCACACCCGTTTCGACTGCTGCGTCATGGTGGACGCCCCGCTGGAAGTGCGCCTCGCGCGCCTCACCCGAAACCGTCAACTAAACGAGGCGCAGGCTCGTGCACGTATTGACGCGCAAGCCAGCCGGGAGCAGCGAGAGGCCATTGCGACATTTTGGGTGGACAACTGCGGTACACCCGCAGACCTCGATGCAGACGCGGCCGCGCTCTGGAAGATTCTGTCTGACCGCCCGGTGCCGGAGCTTTCAGACTTTGCAAAGCACGGTGGGCCGGATTTGCCTACACTGGGACTATGACCGAAAAAAAGGCGCTGCCTCGCGATTTGGTGGAAAATCCGATTTCACTGGAAGTCGTTAGCGAATACACCCCCTCCGGCGACCAGCCGGAAGCCATCGCCGAACTTGCTGAGAGAATCAATGCCGGTGAAAAAGACGTCGTGCTGTTGGGAGCAACCGGCACCGGCAAGACCGCCACCACCGCTTGGCTCATCGAGAAACTGCAGCGCCCCACCCTGGTGCTGGAACCAAACAAAACGTTAGCGGCCCAGCTGACTGCCGAGTTCCGCGAACTGTTGCCAAAGAACGCCGTGGAATACTTCGTGTCGTACTACGACTACTACCAGCCCGAAGCCTATGTGCCGCAAACCGATACCTATATCGAAAAAGATTCCTCTATCAACGATGAAGTGGAACGTTTGCGCCACTCGGCCACGAACTCCCTGCTGACACGCCGTGACGTGGTGGTCGTTTCCTCGGTGTCTTGCATCTACGGTTTGGGTACCCCCGAAGAGTACGTGTCGCGAGGCATTCACTTGACCCGGGGAATGCAGATTGGGCGCCAAGATCTCATTAAACGATTCGTGCAGATGCAGTACAACCGCAATGACGTGGAGTTTACGCGCGGCAATTTTCGGGTGCGTGGGGATACTATCGACATCATTCCCATGTATGAAGAGCTCGGGGTGCGGGTGGAAATGTTCGGCGACGAGATTGACGCCCTGGCTTTGCTGCATCCCGTGACCGGCGCGACTTTGCACGAAGTGAATGAAATCTATGTGTTCCCCGCGTCGCACTACGTCGCCGGGCCGGAACGAATGGAACGCGCCTTGGCCGGCATTGAGCGCGAACTGGAACAGCGCTGCAAATGGTTCCACGACCAAGGCAAACTGTTGGAAGAACAGCGCCTCAGAATGCGTACCACCTACGACTTGGAGATGCTGCGCCAGATCGGGATGTGTGCGGGCATTGAGAACTATTCCCTGCATATTGACGGCCGGCAGCCGGGAGAGCCTCCACACACCTTGCTGGATTACTTTCCAGAAGATTTCCTGCTGGTCATTGACGAGTCTCACGTCACGGTGCCCCAGATTGGCGGCATGTTTGAAGGTGATATGTCACGGAAACGCACCCTGGTGGATTTCGGGTTCCGGCTGCCCTCCGCGATGGATAACCGGCCCTTGAAATGGGAGGAATTCCAGGACCGCATTGGGCAAACGGTGTATCTGTCCGCCACCCCGGGGGACTATGAACTGGGTCTCAGTGATGGGGTAGTGGAACAGATTATTCGCCCCACCGGCCTGGTCGACCCCAAGATTGTGGTGAAACCGGTGGAGGGCCAGATTGACGACTTGATGGAACAGATTCGCCAGCGCACCGAAGCTGATGAGCGAGTGCTGGTGACCACGCTAACCAAACGCATGGCTGAGGACCTGACAAAATACTTGGCTCAGCGCGGAATCAGGGTCGAATACCTGCACTCGGATGTGGATACGCTACGCCGGGTGGAACTGCTGCGTTCCTTGCGTCAAGGTGAATTCGATGTGTTAGTGGGTATCAACCTGCTGCGCGAGGGTCTGGATCTGCCCGAAGTGTCGTTGGTTTCGATTTTGGATGCCGACAAGCAAGGGTTCTTGCGTTCCACGAAGTCTCTGATTCAAACGGTTGGGCGCGCCGCCCGTAATGTCCACGGGGAAGTTCATATGTACGCTGACGCGGTTTCTGACGCGATGCGGGAAGCCATCGATGAAACCGAACGGCGCCGCCAGAAACAAATCGCGTATAACGAAGCCCACGGTATCGATCCGCAGCCGCTACGCAAGAAGATCTCTGACGTAACCGACATGCTGGCACGCGAAGATATTGACACCGCAGAATTGTTGGGAACCGGGTATCGCCAGCCTGACCAAAAGCCTTCTGCCGCGGCCCGCAGCGCGGCTCAGGACGCGGCGGCAGCTCGCGCGGCTCTAGAGGTCATCAGCCGAGCACGAGCCAATGCGGCAGAGGACCAGCCAACTCAGCATGGCGCGGATGACGATACCGTGGACTTGGTTTCTCTGGTCGCGGAGTTGACCGACCAGATGCATGCGGCTGCCAGTGAGCTACGGTTTGAGCTGGCAGCTCGGCTGCGTGATGAAATCGCCGACCTAAAGAAAGAAATCCGCCGGGGGAAAGCCCTGGGGAACTAGCGTTTCGGGTCGTGTTTCAGGTTAGGTTACGGCAAAGGGCGGCTGGATTCGCCTAGTTTTTGACCAGCTTTGCCCCGGCCGCTGGCGGGATCGAAGTTTGCAAATGAACTAAACAGATCGGTGGCTGCTGAATATCAGCAGCCACCGGTGGGATTAGGTTATGAGCTCAAGGCTCAATGGCGGATTAGTAGTCCACCACGTGGTCCTCAAGGATGCCCTTGGTAATCGGGGTGGGATCGCCAAAGCGGTGGTTCGTCAAAGCAACCGCCTGTTCGTGAAGGAACGGAATCATTTCGACTCGACCGGAATAGGTGACCGGGTGATCCCAGATGGCCACATCAACAGAGCCGTCGATAGCTTCAGCAACCTTGGTACGGCTTTCACCGATGATACGAATCCGCCCGTCAAAGCCGGCATCGTGAGCGGCCCAGCTGCGAGCCCAGTTCAACCAGGCGGCTTCATCTTGAACCATCACACTGACACCGTGCTTGGAGGCAAAACCAGCCAGGCCGGGGGTAAACGGCTTGGCGGTGGAAACCGTAATCTTGGAACCCACCAGCAACCCGGAGTGCAACACGTGGGCAATCTCCCAGTTCTTGACGTTCTCACCGATACGCACGACCACCGGAACCGGCAAGCAACGGAAGATGTTGCGTTCCACTCCGAGCTGGGACGGATCGCGATTAACCTGGAAATCCTGAGCATAAGCGGTTTCATCGCCAGCCAAAGACTTCTCAAGCTTGTCATGGTCTCCGATTTCATCGGCCAGCGCGGTCAATTCCCGCGCCAAATCGCCAGAAGCCGAACCGGCAATGCTGCCTAAGGTCGCGTCGTCCGGGCTCCATTCGCCCAAAGCGTAAAGGTAGGAGGGGCCACCGGCCTTGGAACCGGCACCCACTACGGAACGCTTCCAACCACCGAACGGCTGACGGCGCACGATAGCACCGGTAATACCGCGGTTGATGTAAGCGTTACCAACCTGGACATGATCGAGCCAGTACTTGATTTCGTTCGGATTCAGCGAGTGAATACCGCCGGTCAAACCGTATTCGACCTGGTTTTGCAACTCGACAGCTTCTTCCAAAGTGTCGCACCGCATTACGCCCAAAATCGGGCCGAAGTACTCGGTCATGTGGTACTCGCTGCCAGGTTTCACATTAGCGCGCACGCCAGGGCTCCACAGCCGCCCGGAATCGTCGAGTTCTTTGGGCTTTACTGCCCAGCTCTGGCCGGGCTCCAACTGGGTCAAGCCGCGCATCAGCTTTTCGCCCGGCTTTTCCACCACGGGACCCATCTGGATACCCAAATCCCACGGGTAGCCGACTTTCAGGGACTGCACTGCGTCAATCAACTGGTTGTGGAAACGTTTCGATTTGCCAACCGTGCCCACCAAAATGACCAACGACGCGGCCGAACACTTTTGACCCGCGTGACCGAACGCGCTTGTGACAACGTCCTTTACCGCCAAGTCAAGGTCAGCCGAGGGGGTGACGATGATGGCGTTCTTGCCGGAGGTCTCGGCCAGCAGGCCCAAGTCGGGACGCCAGGAGCGGAACATTTGCGCGGTTTCTATACCGCCGGTCAGAATGACGCGTTCCACCCGCGGATCGGTAACCAGAATCTTGCCCAAGTCGTGGTTGGCCAGGGTCACCAGCTGCAGTACGTCCTTGGGAACACCCGCTTCCCACAGGCATTCCGCGAGCAACGCCCCGCAGCGGCGAGCGGGGGTGGCCGGCTTCAAAATAACCGGAGAACCCGCCGCCAAACCGGCAATGGTCGAACCGCCAGGAATGGCCACGGGGAAGTTCCACGGCGGGGTCACCACGGTAATCTTGGAGGGACTGAACTTAGCGCCGGCCACCTGAGACATGGCGATAGCCTCATCGGCGTAATAGTGAGCGTAATCAACGGCCTCGGATACTTCCACATCGCCTTGGTCGATGGCTTTACCGGCTTCGGAACCCATCACTTCGATGAACTCGGCGCGATGTTGGCTCATGATGACACCGGCGCGGTGCAGAATCTCGCCGCGTTCCTCCGTGCTGAGCGCCCACCACTTTGCGCCGCCTTCCTCAGCGCGTTTCAGTACGGCCTGCAATTCGTCCTCGTTGTTGATCTTGGAGGCATCGACTGTGCCCTGACCAATCTGAGAATGTGGCATCCTGGCGGCAATCGCCTCACCCCAAGCCACGTTGGCCGGGAGGGACGGATCGGAATCCGGAACGTTGCGGAACGCCCACTTCCCAGAGTCGTCTTGAACCAGTTTGGCCAGCTCATCTGCGGTTTCCTGGCTACGGTCTTGATGACGGCGCGGCCCGAACTCCAGGTCATTGACCATGGAGATGGCTTTCTCGAAGCGGTTGCGTTCCCGTTCGTACATAGCCTGGTTCGTGGTCAGCTCAAAAGCCGCGCTCATGAAGTTTTCTTCCGCGGCAATCTCTTCCAGACGACGCACCAGGTAGCTGATGGCAACATCGAATTCCTCGGGGTGCACCACCGGAACGTAGTACAACAACGGACCGGTGTCCTCCATGACCGCGCGAGCCATGGAGCTGTTCATACCCGTCAGCATCTCGAACTCGCAGCCGTGGTTTTGGAATACTCCGCGTTTGTTGGCCAGCTCGTAAGCAAAACCAGCGGTAAACACGTTCATACCAGCCACGCCGATACGAATGTTCCGAGTATGCTCAGGGGTCAACGCATAGTTGAGGATACGCATATAGTTTGCGTCAGTGTGCTGCTTTGAGGGCTGCGGGGTCATCGGCCAGCCGTGCATCATGGCGTCAACGTGTTCCATAGATAGGTTCGCGCCTTTGACCACACGCACCTTGACGCGGGCTCCGCCGTTGTCGACACGTTTCGCGGCCCAAGCCTGTAGGTCTTGCATGGCTTCCAGCGAATCCGGCAAGTAGGCCTGGAGCACGATACCGGCCTCCAGATCCTTGAACTCCTCGCGGTCCAGCAGCTGCTTGAACACATCGATGGTCATGTGCAGGTCGTGATATTCCTCCATGTCCAAGTTGATGAACTTCTTGGGGCTGAACTTATTGGCTTCCCGGTAGAGCGGCAACAGGTTTTCGACTGCGTAAGCCACCATGTTCTGGTAGTCCCAGGCAATGTGCGGTCCGGTTACAGCGGAGACCTTGATAGACACGTAGTCCACATCGTCACGCTGCAGCAGTTCCACCACGTCGTTCAGACGCCGGGAGGCCTCCTTGTTGCCCAACACGGCTTCACCCAAAAGGTTCATGTTCAGCCGAGACCCGTCCGCGCGCAATTTCGCAATAGCTCGCCCCAGGGACTTGTTTGTCACGTCAATCGCTAGGTCGCCCACCAGTTCACGGAACACCCGCCGAGCCGCCGGAACCGCAATATCGGGAACAACCGTACCCAAAGCCCCACCGTAGACAGCCGGTAGTTTCAGGTAGGGGGGCAGGAAAGACGGCTTATTGTCTTTCACCAGGGCCGCCAGATTTTCTCCGGCAATCTTGATGTCCTCCGGACGCACAACTTCATCGACAAACGCAACGGTGAAGTCCAAGCCACGCGGATCTTTTAGAGTGCGTGACAGCAGTTTAGAAGCGTAATCGACCGGGTATTTCTTTGAGGCCTCAATCCACTTCTGAGCGCGTTTTACAGCTAGCTGACCGACTTCTCTCAACTCAGCTAATTCTTGTTCATTGAGCGGTTTCAACTTATCTCCTTTGGTGTTGTGTTTTCGCTCGGAGTACTCGTTGCTCGCGAGAGTAATTCCGTACCCTTTTACCTATCATTTACTGAGGTTTTTTGCACAGACTTTAACGTCTATTTTAGAAAAATTCAAGAATTCTGTTTCTCCGCAACGGATTGAGACTGCTTTTCCTCGAGAGTCTTAATGAGACCCTTCGGATCGGGCTGACCCTTTGCGATGGCCACGGCACGTTCGAATTCCTCCAGAATCTGGGGATCATCCCGCCAGGTCGCTTTGGAAACCAGCCAAGCGACCAGCAGGCACAGCAAGAATCCGGGCACGATTTCGTACAGGTGTGTATAGACAATCCACGAGGCGTCGCCGTTGTTGAACGCTTTGTTCCACAGCACCGCCACCACGGCCCCCACGACCATGCCAGAAGCTGCTCCCTGCCAGGTTAGTTTCTTCCAATAGAGGGACAGAATGACGATGGGGCCAAAAGCAGCGCCGAAACCTGCCCAGGCAAAGGACACCAGTCCCAGTACGGAGTTTGATGGATCTATCGCCAGCAGGGCTGCCACCACGGACACAAACAGAACTGTGATACGGCCGAGCAGAACACCCTTGTTATCGCTGAGTTCTTTCTTGGTTGCCCCGTGATAGATGTCCTCCACCATGGCCGAGGACGTGACCAGCAGTTGCGAGGACACAGTGGACATAATTGCGGCCAGGATAGCGGCCAGCATGAAGCCAGCCATAATGGCCGGGAACAGCGTGGTTCCCATGACCAGGAACACGGTTTCTTGGGGGTTGCCCTCCATGCCCTCTTTCGGCAGTAAATCGGGAATCATGCCCTTTTCGCTCATGGCACGGCCGATAATGGCGGTCATGCCGGTGCCGAGCAAGCAGAACACCATCCACCCCAGCCAAAAGCGCCGGGCAGGAGTAGCTTGACGAGGGGAACGCAGCGCCATGAAACGCACAATAATGTGGGGCATTCCGAAGTAACCGAATCCCCACGCTACGTTGGAAATCCAGTCCATCCACCCGACGGCGTCAAGTCCGGTGCCCAGAGGGTTCAACAGGGAGTTGTCGCCAGTGGCCGACAGGCCTTCCGCGACACCGCCGAACCCGCCAATAACGACCAAGCCCATAATCGGCACCGCTACCAAGGCCACCATCATAATCAAACCTTGCACCATATCTGTCCAAGACACAGCCAGGAAGCCGCCGACCAGGGTGTAGAGAATCACGATGCCGGCCACAAACACCATGCCGACGTGGTAGTCCCAGCCAAAGGTGGACTTAAAGAAAGTACCGCCGGCCACCATACCGGAGGACACGTACAGGGTAAAGAACACCACGATGATAATGCCCGCTACGTAGCGGATAATCTTGGAGTTATCGTGGGTACGGTTGGAAAAGAACGAGGGGACCGTAATCGAGTCGCCAGCAACCTCGGTATAAGCACGCAAGCGCGGCGCGGTGACCAGCCAGTTAATCCAGGCACCGACGGTCAAACCAATCGCAATCCAGCCGTTGAAAATCCCGCTGAGGTACATGGCGCCGGGCAGCCCCATCATCAACCAGCCGGACATGTCTGCTGCGCCAGCGGAAAGTGCGGCTACAAAGGGAGGCAGGTCACGCCCGCCCAGCATGTAGTCGTCCAAGCTCTTGGAACGCGTATAGCCATAGATTCCAATCATGATCATGGCTACGAAATAGATAATCATCGCGATGGCGATGCCTGCGGGGTTAGCCGTGGTTCCAGCGGCTCCTGCGGGTACAACTGTAGTTATGCACATATTGAACCTTTCTGAAAATTATTAGACCGGCAACAATGCGGGCCGTATGCTTCGACAAGCGACATCATAGTACTTAAGTCCCATGTTTTAGAAACGTGACCGCATACTGATACAATTGCAGGTACGAGAGGGAGTATTCCCACTAATGGGGGCATCGTCATCACAGTGAAGCCATCCGCCGTCCATACTGCGGAATCGCGACACTCGGTGTCATCGGCCTGCGAAACGTCAGGCGGGGAGAGACTTTCGGTACCCAACTAGTTTCGTACCGGAGGAACGTTTCAGATGCATGTGCCACTATTGGCTTGGATAATTCTCTTTGTCGTCGTTATCGGCATTTTGACCTTTGATTTTTTTGCCCACGTTCGCAAGGACCATTTCCCCTCCCTAAAGGAAGCGGCGACGTGGACCGCTATCTACATCGTCATAGCTTTGGCGGCCGGGTTAGTCATCGGTTTGACGCTGGGCTGGGAATTGGGCGGACAATTCTTTGCTGGCTGGGTCACCGAGTGGTCACTATCGCTGGATAACTTGTTTGTGTTTGTCATCGTCATTTCGGCCTTTAAAGCCCCGCGCGAGGTCCAGCAAAAAATCATTGCGGTCGGCATCACTTTGGCGCTCGTGTTCCGTCTCATTTTCATCCTGCTGGGAGCCGCACTCATCGAGCAGTTCAGCTGGATTTTCTATATTTTTGGTGTGTTCTTGCTGTTTACCGCGGTGCAACAGATTCGTGAAGGTAGCGCGAGTTCCGAGGAAGAGGCGGAATACAAAGATAACGTTTTTGTTGCCTGGGTGCGCCGGATTTTCCCGGTCACGCCCGACTATGTGGGGCATCAATACTTTGCGACGATTGATGGCAAACGTCACATCACACCCTTCCTCCTGGTGATTGTGGCGGTGGGGTCAGCAGACGTGATGTTTGCGGTTGACTCCATTCCCGCCATTTTCGGTCTCACCAACGAGGCCTTCATCGTGTTCGCTGCCAACGCCTTTGCCTTGATGGGATTGCGCCAGTTGTACTTCCTCATCGAAGGCCTGATGGAACGCTTGATTTTCTTGCACTATGGACTGGCCGCCATTCTGGCTTTTATCGGGGGTAAA
This region includes:
- the rpsA gene encoding 30S ribosomal protein S1, which produces MSNTTNVPTTVPQVAINDIGSTEDLIKEIDKTIKYFNDGDLVSGTVVKVDRDEVLLDIGYKTEGVILSRELSIKHDVDPDAEVKVGDEIEALVLQKEDKEGRLLLSKKRAQYERAWGDIEKVKQEDGVVNGTVIEVVKGGLIIDIGLRGFLPASLVEMRRVRDLQPYIGRQLETKIIELDKNRNNVVLSRRAFLEQTQSEVRTTFLSTLQKGQVRKGVVSSIVNFGAFVDLGGVDGLVHVSELSWKHIDHPSEVVQVGQEVTVEVLDVDFDRERVSLSLKATQEDPWQTFARTHKIGQIVPGKVTKLVPFGVFVRVEDGIEGLVHVSELATRHVEVPEQVAKIGDEIFVKVIDIDLERRRISLSLKQANEGLDVTSDDFDPSLYGMSAEYDAEGNYKYPEGFDPETNEWMEGYEEQRAAWETSYAAAQARFEAHKEQVKVAQEADKEAAIAQGVAEQTSYSSTTEEEADTSGTLADDEALAALRDKLAGE
- a CDS encoding glycerate kinase, encoding MKIVIAPDSFKGSLSAAEAVAAMKRGVEAIFPEAETVAVPVADGGEGTAAVMLNAYGGEVKTAKTVDALGREREGEFTWIPARRLVVLDTAEACGIMYISMLERNIMESNTEGVGMLLKAALDLEPETIVVGLGGSATNDGGWGMMHNLGAKLFDEAGQELEPKVHVLANAARLDLSGMDPRLSKVKIVAANDVRNPLTGSSGASASFGPQKGAKPLQLGKLDRCLKNWGRLLEETTGTKVADVEGAGAAGGMGAAFLALGAENRHGFEIVAEATKLNEAMEDADLVLTGEGQLDRQTQRGKTPWGVAQLARQHGIPALAFTARLGLGHEILLQDGFTAIIPIMHQAMTGEKAAIEKASILLEDAVTLSLQLMTVGANPAISDILLKALDD
- the coaE gene encoding dephospho-CoA kinase (Dephospho-CoA kinase (CoaE) performs the final step in coenzyme A biosynthesis.), with amino-acid sequence MIKQLRTFSVPDNRALKVAISGGIGSGKTSFTNCLASLGGVRFDADEVLRAATGPQGSATAQIRETFGASVCAGGELNRGALAQLIFSDPAAKARLESILHPLVWEEMDRVLAQLEPGDVLVAEIPLLTETGNHTRFDCCVMVDAPLEVRLARLTRNRQLNEAQARARIDAQASREQREAIATFWVDNCGTPADLDADAAALWKILSDRPVPELSDFAKHGGPDLPTLGL
- the uvrB gene encoding excinuclease ABC subunit UvrB, translating into MTEKKALPRDLVENPISLEVVSEYTPSGDQPEAIAELAERINAGEKDVVLLGATGTGKTATTAWLIEKLQRPTLVLEPNKTLAAQLTAEFRELLPKNAVEYFVSYYDYYQPEAYVPQTDTYIEKDSSINDEVERLRHSATNSLLTRRDVVVVSSVSCIYGLGTPEEYVSRGIHLTRGMQIGRQDLIKRFVQMQYNRNDVEFTRGNFRVRGDTIDIIPMYEELGVRVEMFGDEIDALALLHPVTGATLHEVNEIYVFPASHYVAGPERMERALAGIERELEQRCKWFHDQGKLLEEQRLRMRTTYDLEMLRQIGMCAGIENYSLHIDGRQPGEPPHTLLDYFPEDFLLVIDESHVTVPQIGGMFEGDMSRKRTLVDFGFRLPSAMDNRPLKWEEFQDRIGQTVYLSATPGDYELGLSDGVVEQIIRPTGLVDPKIVVKPVEGQIDDLMEQIRQRTEADERVLVTTLTKRMAEDLTKYLAQRGIRVEYLHSDVDTLRRVELLRSLRQGEFDVLVGINLLREGLDLPEVSLVSILDADKQGFLRSTKSLIQTVGRAARNVHGEVHMYADAVSDAMREAIDETERRRQKQIAYNEAHGIDPQPLRKKISDVTDMLAREDIDTAELLGTGYRQPDQKPSAAARSAAQDAAAARAALEVISRARANAAEDQPTQHGADDDTVDLVSLVAELTDQMHAAASELRFELAARLRDEIADLKKEIRRGKALGN
- a CDS encoding bifunctional proline dehydrogenase/L-glutamate gamma-semialdehyde dehydrogenase, whose translation is MKPLNEQELAELREVGQLAVKRAQKWIEASKKYPVDYASKLLSRTLKDPRGLDFTVAFVDEVVRPEDIKIAGENLAALVKDNKPSFLPPYLKLPAVYGGALGTVVPDIAVPAARRVFRELVGDLAIDVTNKSLGRAIAKLRADGSRLNMNLLGEAVLGNKEASRRLNDVVELLQRDDVDYVSIKVSAVTGPHIAWDYQNMVAYAVENLLPLYREANKFSPKKFINLDMEEYHDLHMTIDVFKQLLDREEFKDLEAGIVLQAYLPDSLEAMQDLQAWAAKRVDNGGARVKVRVVKGANLSMEHVDAMMHGWPMTPQPSKQHTDANYMRILNYALTPEHTRNIRIGVAGMNVFTAGFAYELANKRGVFQNHGCEFEMLTGMNSSMARAVMEDTGPLLYYVPVVHPEEFDVAISYLVRRLEEIAAEENFMSAAFELTTNQAMYERERNRFEKAISMVNDLEFGPRRHQDRSQETADELAKLVQDDSGKWAFRNVPDSDPSLPANVAWGEAIAARMPHSQIGQGTVDASKINNEDELQAVLKRAEEGGAKWWALSTEERGEILHRAGVIMSQHRAEFIEVMGSEAGKAIDQGDVEVSEAVDYAHYYADEAIAMSQVAGAKFSPSKITVVTPPWNFPVAIPGGSTIAGLAAGSPVILKPATPARRCGALLAECLWEAGVPKDVLQLVTLANHDLGKILVTDPRVERVILTGGIETAQMFRSWRPDLGLLAETSGKNAIIVTPSADLDLAVKDVVTSAFGHAGQKCSAASLVILVGTVGKSKRFHNQLIDAVQSLKVGYPWDLGIQMGPVVEKPGEKLMRGLTQLEPGQSWAVKPKELDDSGRLWSPGVRANVKPGSEYHMTEYFGPILGVMRCDTLEEAVELQNQVEYGLTGGIHSLNPNEIKYWLDHVQVGNAYINRGITGAIVRRQPFGGWKRSVVGAGSKAGGPSYLYALGEWSPDDATLGSIAGSASGDLARELTALADEIGDHDKLEKSLAGDETAYAQDFQVNRDPSQLGVERNIFRCLPVPVVVRIGENVKNWEIAHVLHSGLLVGSKITVSTAKPFTPGLAGFASKHGVSVMVQDEAAWLNWARSWAAHDAGFDGRIRIIGESRTKVAEAIDGSVDVAIWDHPVTYSGRVEMIPFLHEQAVALTNHRFGDPTPITKGILEDHVVDY